The genomic interval GCGTATCATATTTAAAAAGGCCTTACAGGAGGAGGCGGTAAGTATCATCCTTTGTCATAACCACCCCTCCGGTAATCTGAAACCAAGCCGCGCCGATCAGGAACTCACCCAGAAAATCAAGGAAGCCTCCCAGTTTCTGGATATCAAACTGCTGGACCATATTATCGTGAGCAGAGAGGGGTATTACTCGTTTGCGGATGAAGGCGGGTTGTAAGGCGTGAGACGTGAGTCGTGAGACTTGAGATATCTCACGTCTCACGACTCAGGCTTGCGCCGTAGGCCCGCCAAAATTCATTGGAATCGAAATCTCTTCGAGGTCTTTGATTACCCCGTTGGCTGATTCATAGCGCTCGATATTTTCCACCAGGGCTTTCATAAAACGTTTGGCGTGTTGCGGGGTAAGTATGATCCTGGATTTTACTTTGCTTTTAGGCGTTCCGGGCATCACATTCACGAAATCGATCACAAACTCAGCATGGGAATGTGTGATAATGGCCAGGTTGGCATAACTGCCTTCGGCGATCTCCTCGGATATCTCAATATTGAGCTGATTGTGGGGGGCGTTTTGTTCAGACATGATAATGATTTAAAATAAAACAGGGGGTAATGATACCCCCTGCGAAATTAGTTGAAAGATGTTACAACCTTAGCGCGGACGCAGATAGGTCAGGGTGTCAAACTTTTGTCTGGTTGGTGTACCAGCCCACTGATAAGCAGCGTAGATGGTCTTGGTGGCCGGATCGTAGCGGTTGTTGGCACCTGCAATAGGTTGTAAAGCGGGGAAACCAAGCGGTACAGCGCGGGGACCAATATTTGAAAGAGTAACTGTATTGTCGGTATTGATGGTCATACGCACCTGAAGGCTGGGGCCGGAAGCATCGCCAAAATAGGTTAAACCTCCTGTTGAGAAGTTGGTAAACACGGTAGCGAAATCCCAGTCAATGCTGCGGGGACCGGAGCTCGGGAAATCCCATTCAGCAACGGTTCCATTACCACCGATGGTTACTGTGGGGTGGACCAGACGATAGCGAATACGGTAAACACCATCCCAGGCATTTTTGGCGCCTAACTCAACTGCCATTTTGCTTTTTGCTCCGCTGATTTCAGCACCAGGTGCTTCAGCCAGGGCAAAGCCCAATCCCACACGACCAAGTGTAAGAAGTGTAGTGGGGTTCAATACGATCTTCAACGTTTTGGAGAACTCACCCGGCTTGAAGGTAACTGTCCAGTACTGACCATCAAATGGATTGTCGGCATGGCTGGTATAAACATTGCGTGGAAGTTCTACTATGCCATCACCGATAAGTTCGGTGATAGCTGTATTGCTCAGCGCTATTTTAACTACCTGTGTGCTGTTCAGGGTAGCTTCATTAGGTGTATTACGACGTATCTCGATCAGATCAACGGTGATATTGCTGGCCACCAGATCGAGGGCGATATTCTTTGCGCCATTCTCTGCTTCAGGCAGGAGAACCAATGTTTTTTCGTTGCTTTTGATCTTGCTGGTTTCTTCTGCTTTTTCGCAGGACACCAACATGGACAATGAAATAGATGCAAAAAGGACAGGGAGTATACCTTTTCTCATATGTAGTGTTTACAGTTAGTTGTAAGGCACTAAATTAAGGGAATTCTCGGGGAAAAATAAAAAAAAGTGGGGCCTTTGGGCCCCACTTTCTGGTATGTTGAAAAACATGCGGAATTAATTATCCCACCATACTTTACCCCACTGAGAATCAGACTCCCCGGATACAGTGTATACGGCGGTTCCGTTTTCCCAGTTTGTCTTGTTGTTCTGCTGCTCGGTAGTACCGTGCGGGAAACGACGGGGAATGGCGTTAGCCTGGCCAGGTGCGGGAGCCAGAACAGGGTAACCTGTCCTTCTCCAGTTGGCAAACCCTTGTGAACCATTGGGGAAGAAAGCCAGCCATTGCTGGGTAGCGATCTTGGCCAATTCAGTTCCGGAGGTCAGGGCTACATCGGCATCAGCCATGTAGTTACCAAAGGCGGTGGCATTGTAAACACCCCACTCTTCCCAGCTGGCCTGGATACCATTTTGGTACAGGGTAGCGGCATTTTCGGAGGTCCAGCCACGCTGTGCAGCTTCTGCACGAGCGAGCATGATCTGAGAAGCAGAGATAATGGTTACAGGATTGGTCGCTGTACGAAATGTATTGCTCATCATACGAGCCCAATTGGTGTTGGCATTGGCGAAGGCAATAGCATCATCGCGGGTAAGCCCGTATTCAAAACCTACCGCAGAAGAGCCAAAAGCGTTCACGCGGGAGTCAGCATTCTCCACCAGCCAATCCGTTACTGTAGCAGAAACAGCAAGGTCACGACGCTGGGTGATGTTGTAGTATTGGTAAAAGGGGTTGTTGAAGTTACCACCGGGGAAAGCCAGTTTAGCGTTATCAGCATTGGCTGCAATAACACCGGCAGACAGGGCGGAGTTGAACTCCGTTTGTCCCAGAGAGGCATTCACTTTCGACATCCGGAGAGCCATCAGCAGGCGGATGGAGTTAGCGAATTTTTTCCACTGATCGATATCCCCATCAAACAGGATATCACCCTGAGGAGCACCACCACCATCAAATTGGGCAACGGCGGCTTTCAGCTCATTGATCAAGGCAGGATAGATATCCTGTTGCTTATCATAGGTCTGATCCAAACCGGCGCCTTTAAGGGCGTTGGTATAAGGAATGTCTCCCCAATAGTCAGTAATCTTCCAGAAGAAGTAAGCCTTCAGGATACGGGCCACGGCGATCTGGTTTGCATTGGAACCATACTTGCTGGCCGCTTCGGGGCTGGACTCGTTTGTGTTGATGATGTTTTGAAGATCATAGAGGGGGCCTGTATAATACCCACCCAGATCAAACGTAGGTTTAGCATAACGAGAAGCGTCTGTGTACTGGGTTTCTGCACCAAACTGGCAGTAAAGTCCGGCCACGGTGGAAATTCCACCCGCATCCCAAACATCATTGGCCATTTGCGAAAGCACGTTGGTCAACAAGGCTGCGGTAATAGGGGTGGTAGTGGCATTGGGATTGACGTTGGTGTCACCAAAATCCACCTTCTTACAACCGGCAGCAAAAAGACCAGCGGCCAGGACAAAGAGGGTTATTTTTTTCATATTATGTTTCATATTTGACGTGTTTGGATTGAGGATTAGAAGGTTAATTTCAGGTTAACACCGATCGAACGGGAACCAGGGAACTGACCATTCTCACCATAGATCGCCGAGATCTCGGAAGGATCAAAATTCTTGGTCTCGCTGTAGATCAACCAAAGGTTACGACCGATCACGGACAATGAAGCACCCTGGAAGGTTTTCTTCAGGAAGCCGATCTTCGAAACAGGCAGACGATAACCAAGGCTTATTTCTCTCAGTTTCACAAAAGTCAGGTCGTGTACAAAAGGTTCAGCGATCTGGTTGAAATAGAACTGTCTCCAGTAAGTGGTCGCATCCAGGTAAACATCAACAGGTGTTTTTTCATCTACTGAGCTAACCCCTACTACGTGAACACCACCGCCATCTGCCAGGGCATCCCGTATATTCTTACCGTTATCATTGAGGCTTGCGGTTGCCTCATAGAGACCAGAAAAATGTCCCCACTGCTCAGACAGGGAGAAAAATTTACCGCCAAACTGATAATCCACTAACACGGTCAGGTCAACATTCTTGAAAGAGAAGGTATTCAATACACCGCCGGTTACTTTAGGAATAACAGAACCCCATTCTTTGCTGGCGTCACGAACGTACTGACCCGTTGTTGGGTTAACGACCATCAGGCCATCAGCATTACGCTTGATACCACCGCCGCGGAGCATACCCCAGTCTTTTCCTTTGATCTGGAAGGCACGGGCGAAACGGGTACCAAAGGAACCACCAGCAAGTAGCAATTCAGTTTGACCATCAATAATCTCCTTCACAGGGTTGCCGATCAGGTAACCAAAGGTTTTGGAGATATTCCAGTTGAAGTTTTTGCTCGCAACAGGAGTAGCAGTAATGATCGCTTCAATACCATAACGGTCAACGCGGGCCGCATTGGTAGTGGTAGTGGTAAATCCGGTTGTAGAAGGCAAACCTACGTTTACAGGCGCCTTGTCATTGATCTCATGATAGTAGACCAGGTTCACACCGAGTTTGTTCTTCAGGAATTTCAGGTCAACTCCGGTTTCGTAGGTAGTCACCACAGAACCATTCACCGTAGGATCGGGGAAGGTATTGGGTGTACCCATCAGGAAGTTGCCATCCCACAGGAACTGGTTGGGAGAATACACAAATCCAAGGGCATAAATACCCAATGGAAGAGGTTTTTTACCCCAGCTTCCAAAGAACTTACCATAGGTAAACCAGCTTGGCTTAGACTTCATCAGTTCAGAGAAGATCAAGCTTACACCGGCAGAAGGAGAGAACAGGGCATTATCATTCGGGTTGTTGGTAGAATACCAGTCCTGACGAAGACCAAAGGTTACGCTCGCTACTTTCTTATATTCAATATCACCGGTACCAAACAGGGAGTTTACCTGATAGGCTGACCGGGTATTCGAAATAGAAGGCTGGGCAGCGGAGTTGGTAATAGAATAAAGGTCGGGAACGTTCAGCCCGTTATTGGTATTGGCAGCCACGTTCTTGGTTTGTTCTTTCTGAATGTTGCCACCCAGGATACCAGAAACAGAGAAATCACCAAACTTGTTATTATAAATAGCCTGTGCTTCGTAATCGTAACGTTGGAATACGTTATTCGATGTGGCATAGGAGGCCAAATATCCGGCTTGACCGGCACTGGCTTCCAACAGAGAGGTTACGATAGTTTCGTTATTAGATGTGCGGTAGTTTGTACGGATTGTACCTTTTACGCGGAAATGGTTATCCAGTTTATAGGTCAGGGACACATTTCCCCAGGTACGGTTCAAACGCTGAATGTCTGAACGACCTTTCTGGTAAGAGTAGAAGTTGTACCAGTAGTTACCGATGATATCATCGTAACCACCTGCCCCATCGGGGTTGGTCAACAGGTTCCAGCTCATATAGGTACCATTGGGCGATTTGTAATCAGCCAATTCTTTCAGAATGTCCATGTTCAGGTCGCG from Chitinophagales bacterium carries:
- a CDS encoding DUF3467 domain-containing protein, with protein sequence MSEQNAPHNQLNIEISEEIAEGSYANLAIITHSHAEFVIDFVNVMPGTPKSKVKSRIILTPQHAKRFMKALVENIERYESANGVIKDLEEISIPMNFGGPTAQA
- a CDS encoding SusD/RagB family nutrient-binding outer membrane lipoprotein, translating into MKKITLFVLAAGLFAAGCKKVDFGDTNVNPNATTTPITAALLTNVLSQMANDVWDAGGISTVAGLYCQFGAETQYTDASRYAKPTFDLGGYYTGPLYDLQNIINTNESSPEAASKYGSNANQIAVARILKAYFFWKITDYWGDIPYTNALKGAGLDQTYDKQQDIYPALINELKAAVAQFDGGGAPQGDILFDGDIDQWKKFANSIRLLMALRMSKVNASLGQTEFNSALSAGVIAANADNAKLAFPGGNFNNPFYQYYNITQRRDLAVSATVTDWLVENADSRVNAFGSSAVGFEYGLTRDDAIAFANANTNWARMMSNTFRTATNPVTIISASQIMLARAEAAQRGWTSENAATLYQNGIQASWEEWGVYNATAFGNYMADADVALTSGTELAKIATQQWLAFFPNGSQGFANWRRTGYPVLAPAPGQANAIPRRFPHGTTEQQNNKTNWENGTAVYTVSGESDSQWGKVWWDN
- a CDS encoding SusC/RagA family TonB-linked outer membrane protein gives rise to the protein MRKFVSLLTAGMLCFVLTFAQSRTVSGVVTGPDGKPVPFATLTLKGKPNVGVSADADGKFIFKNFPTGGVLVITSAGFAEKEVTPGTSDVVNVAMANSTQGDLQEVVVTTAFGIKKSERTTPFSAQQVTADQLNVTRQNQVSNALTGKVAGAQGLGQSSVALDRNTTIRLRGGAGIGTDGNPVYVVDGNIVNIFDINPDDVENITVLKGANATALFGSQAAGGAIVLDLKKKVGKNGIGLEINSGVTIDRIYIQPKFQNLYAGGGAGDLIQYSYQPGQPTEWQALDGKYFHDYTDDASWGPRMSGQEYIPWYAWFPNHPYSFKTASLSPQPDNTKDFWNTGITTNNNVSFGKSNNGTSYRVSMTNQYQKGLLPGSYSNKNFVSSYLSFDLNSHFTVDANINYVTQQIRGEFSDAYSNNSSGSFSQWFHRDLNMDILKELADYKSPNGTYMSWNLLTNPDGAGGYDDIIGNYWYNFYSYQKGRSDIQRLNRTWGNVSLTYKLDNHFRVKGTIRTNYRTSNNETIVTSLLEASAGQAGYLASYATSNNVFQRYDYEAQAIYNNKFGDFSVSGILGGNIQKEQTKNVAANTNNGLNVPDLYSITNSAAQPSISNTRSAYQVNSLFGTGDIEYKKVASVTFGLRQDWYSTNNPNDNALFSPSAGVSLIFSELMKSKPSWFTYGKFFGSWGKKPLPLGIYALGFVYSPNQFLWDGNFLMGTPNTFPDPTVNGSVVTTYETGVDLKFLKNKLGVNLVYYHEINDKAPVNVGLPSTTGFTTTTTNAARVDRYGIEAIITATPVASKNFNWNISKTFGYLIGNPVKEIIDGQTELLLAGGSFGTRFARAFQIKGKDWGMLRGGGIKRNADGLMVVNPTTGQYVRDASKEWGSVIPKVTGGVLNTFSFKNVDLTVLVDYQFGGKFFSLSEQWGHFSGLYEATASLNDNGKNIRDALADGGGVHVVGVSSVDEKTPVDVYLDATTYWRQFYFNQIAEPFVHDLTFVKLREISLGYRLPVSKIGFLKKTFQGASLSVIGRNLWLIYSETKNFDPSEISAIYGENGQFPGSRSIGVNLKLTF